One part of the Streptomyces sp. AM 2-1-1 genome encodes these proteins:
- a CDS encoding response regulator transcription factor produces the protein MTENTETTTQGPERRVRVVLVDDHRMFRTGVQAEIGRTEETGVEVVGEAADVDQAVTVITATRPEVVLLDVHLPGGGGVEVLRRCAPLMSAAENPVRFLALSVSDAAEDVIGVIRGGARGYVTKTITGADLVNSVFRVQEGDAVFSPRLAGFVLDAFASTDAPPVDEDLDRLTQREREVLRLIARGYAYKEIAKQLFISVKTVESHVSAVLRKLQLSNRHELTRWATARRLV, from the coding sequence ATGACCGAGAACACCGAGACGACGACCCAGGGACCCGAACGCCGGGTACGGGTCGTCCTCGTCGACGACCACCGGATGTTCCGCACGGGGGTCCAGGCAGAGATCGGCCGCACCGAGGAGACCGGCGTGGAGGTCGTCGGCGAGGCCGCCGACGTCGACCAGGCGGTCACCGTCATCACGGCCACGCGCCCCGAGGTCGTCCTCCTCGACGTCCACCTTCCCGGCGGCGGCGGGGTCGAGGTGCTGCGCCGCTGCGCCCCGCTGATGTCGGCCGCCGAGAACCCGGTCCGCTTCCTCGCCCTCTCCGTCTCCGACGCGGCCGAGGACGTCATCGGGGTCATCCGGGGCGGCGCCCGCGGCTACGTCACCAAGACGATCACCGGCGCCGACCTCGTGAACTCCGTCTTCCGGGTCCAGGAGGGCGACGCCGTCTTCTCGCCCCGGCTGGCCGGCTTCGTGCTGGACGCCTTCGCCTCCACCGACGCCCCGCCGGTCGACGAGGACCTGGACCGGCTCACCCAGCGCGAGCGCGAGGTGCTGCGGCTGATCGCCCGGGGGTACGCGTACAAGGAGATCGCCAAGCAGCTCTTCATCTCGGTGAAGACGGTGGAGTCGCACGTCTCGGCGGTGCTGCGCAAGCTCCAGCTGTCGAACCGTCACGAGCTGACCCGCTGGGCGACCGCCCGCCGCCTGGTCTGA
- the guaA gene encoding glutamine-hydrolyzing GMP synthase, producing MPAAPPAAPDMTTDVVLVVDFGAQYAQLIARRVREARVYSEIVPSTMPVAEMLAKNPRAIILSGGPSSVYAEGAPSIDRSLFEAGVPVFGMCYGFQLMATTLGGTVDDNGAREYGRTPLTVSKSGSTLFEGTPDEQAVWMSHGDACSAAPEGFTVTASTDVVPVAAFENDEKKLYGVQYHPEVMHSTHGQQVLEHFLYRGAGIEPTWTTTNVVDEQVALIREQVGTKRAICGLSGGVDSAVAAALVQKAIGSQLTCVYVDHGLMRKGETEQVEKDFVAATGVQLKVVDAEKRFLDALAGVSDPEQKRKIIGREFIRVFEQAQAEIVAEGAADGEQVAFLVQGTLYPDVVESGGGTGTANIKSHHNVGGLPDDIEFELIEPLRQLFKDEVRMVGQELGLPEEIVQRQPFPGPGLGIRIVGDVTKERLDLLREADAIAREELTAAGLDREIWQCPVVLLADVRSVGVQGDGRTYGHPIVLRPVSSEDAMTADWSRLPYETLAKISTRITNEVADVNRVVLDVTSKPPGTIEWE from the coding sequence GTGCCAGCAGCACCCCCCGCCGCCCCCGACATGACCACCGACGTGGTTCTCGTCGTCGACTTCGGCGCGCAGTACGCCCAGCTCATCGCCCGCCGCGTCCGCGAGGCCCGGGTCTACAGCGAGATCGTGCCGTCCACCATGCCGGTGGCCGAGATGCTGGCCAAGAACCCGCGCGCGATCATCCTGTCCGGCGGTCCGTCCTCGGTGTACGCGGAGGGGGCGCCCTCGATCGACCGTTCGCTGTTCGAGGCCGGGGTGCCGGTCTTCGGCATGTGTTACGGCTTCCAGCTGATGGCGACCACGCTCGGCGGCACCGTCGACGACAACGGCGCCCGCGAGTACGGCCGCACCCCGCTGACCGTCAGCAAGTCGGGCTCCACCCTCTTCGAGGGCACGCCCGACGAGCAGGCCGTGTGGATGTCGCACGGTGACGCCTGCTCCGCCGCCCCCGAGGGCTTCACCGTGACCGCGTCCACCGACGTCGTCCCCGTCGCCGCCTTCGAGAACGACGAGAAGAAGCTCTACGGCGTCCAGTACCACCCCGAGGTCATGCACTCGACCCACGGGCAGCAGGTCCTGGAGCACTTCCTCTACCGGGGCGCCGGCATCGAGCCGACCTGGACGACGACCAACGTCGTCGACGAGCAGGTCGCACTCATCCGCGAGCAGGTCGGCACCAAGCGCGCCATCTGCGGCCTCTCCGGCGGCGTGGACTCCGCGGTTGCCGCGGCCCTCGTGCAGAAGGCCATCGGCTCGCAGCTGACCTGCGTCTACGTCGACCACGGTCTGATGCGCAAGGGCGAGACCGAGCAGGTCGAGAAGGACTTCGTGGCCGCCACCGGCGTCCAGCTGAAGGTCGTCGACGCCGAGAAGCGCTTCCTCGACGCGCTCGCCGGAGTCTCCGACCCGGAGCAGAAGCGCAAGATCATCGGCCGCGAGTTCATCCGCGTCTTCGAGCAGGCGCAGGCCGAGATCGTCGCCGAGGGCGCTGCCGACGGCGAGCAGGTCGCCTTCCTCGTGCAGGGCACCCTCTACCCGGACGTCGTCGAGTCCGGCGGCGGCACCGGCACCGCCAACATCAAGTCCCACCACAACGTCGGCGGTCTCCCCGACGACATCGAGTTCGAGCTCATCGAGCCGCTGCGCCAGCTCTTCAAGGACGAGGTCCGGATGGTCGGGCAGGAGCTCGGCCTGCCGGAGGAGATCGTCCAGCGCCAGCCGTTCCCCGGCCCCGGCCTCGGCATCCGCATCGTCGGCGACGTCACCAAGGAGCGCCTCGACCTCCTGCGCGAGGCCGACGCCATCGCCCGCGAGGAGCTGACGGCGGCCGGTCTCGACCGCGAGATCTGGCAGTGCCCGGTGGTCCTCCTCGCCGACGTCCGCTCGGTCGGCGTCCAGGGCGACGGCCGCACCTACGGCCACCCGATCGTGCTGCGCCCGGTCTCCTCCGAGGACGCCATGACGGCCGACTGGTCGCGCCTGCCGTACGAGACGCTGGCGAAGATCTCCACCCGCATCACCAACGAGGTCGCCGACGTCAACCGCGTCGTCCTCGACGTGACGAGCAAGCCGCCGGGGACCATCGAGTGGGAGTAG
- a CDS encoding GMC family oxidoreductase, whose translation MPEDSHAPNRDLPVTGAPVTGAPVTGGTAAGEPVADAPVTDDTAFDYDVLVVGSGFGGAVSALRLTEKGYRVGVLEAGRRFTPQTLPKTSWDLKNYLWAPALGLYGIQRVHLLGKVMVLAGAGVGGGSLNYANTLYVPPAAFFEDRQWAGITDWQEELRPYYDQATRMLGVRLNPTITPSDQHLKAAAEAMGVGDTFHLAPVGVFFGDGRDADGTAKAEPGGTVADPYFGGAGPDRKACTECGACMTGCRHGAKNTLTENYLHLAEKAGAVVHPMTTVVSVTEDPASPGGGHRVEIVPTHRRRAKPRTLRARHVVVAAGTYGTQTLLHRMKDEGRLPRLSDRLGELTRTNSEGLVGAQTSDRRYRRRHGTKPDFTKGVAITSSIHPDASTHIEPVRYGKGSNAMGGLTILQVPYARRRVLAWFGSVVKHPALAVRSLSNRKWSERTIIGLVMQSLDNSLTAYRKPSGLGKGLLTARQGHGAPNPTQIAEATRAASLLAAEINGFAGSNIGELMGTPLTAHFLGGCPIGASAGEGVIDPYHRLHGHPGISVVDGSAVSANLGVNPSLTITAQAERAMSFWPNKGEPDPRPAQGAAYERLAAVKPAAPVVPQEAFGALRLPFLGIPAVPPKV comes from the coding sequence ATGCCCGAGGACAGCCATGCCCCGAACCGGGACCTCCCGGTCACCGGTGCGCCGGTCACCGGTGCGCCGGTCACCGGCGGGACGGCCGCCGGTGAGCCGGTCGCCGATGCGCCGGTCACCGACGACACCGCCTTCGACTACGACGTGCTGGTCGTCGGCTCGGGCTTCGGCGGCGCGGTCTCGGCGCTCCGGCTGACCGAGAAGGGGTACCGGGTCGGTGTCCTGGAGGCGGGCCGCCGCTTCACCCCCCAGACGCTCCCCAAGACCTCCTGGGACCTGAAGAACTACCTCTGGGCCCCCGCCCTCGGCCTCTACGGCATCCAGCGGGTGCACCTCCTCGGCAAGGTCATGGTGCTGGCCGGCGCCGGCGTCGGCGGCGGCTCGCTGAACTACGCGAACACGCTGTACGTCCCGCCCGCGGCCTTCTTCGAGGACCGCCAGTGGGCCGGCATCACCGACTGGCAGGAGGAGCTGCGGCCCTACTACGACCAGGCGACCCGCATGCTCGGGGTCCGGCTCAACCCGACGATCACCCCCTCCGACCAGCACCTCAAGGCGGCCGCCGAGGCGATGGGCGTCGGCGACACCTTCCACCTGGCGCCGGTCGGGGTGTTCTTCGGCGACGGCCGGGACGCCGACGGCACCGCGAAGGCGGAGCCCGGCGGCACGGTCGCCGACCCGTACTTCGGCGGCGCCGGGCCCGACCGCAAGGCCTGCACCGAGTGCGGCGCCTGCATGACCGGCTGCCGCCACGGAGCGAAGAACACCCTCACCGAGAACTACCTCCACCTCGCCGAGAAGGCCGGTGCGGTCGTCCACCCCATGACCACCGTGGTCTCCGTCACCGAGGACCCGGCCTCACCGGGAGGCGGCCACCGCGTCGAGATCGTCCCCACCCACCGCCGCAGGGCGAAGCCCCGGACGCTCCGGGCCCGTCACGTGGTGGTCGCGGCGGGCACGTACGGCACCCAGACCCTGCTGCACCGGATGAAGGACGAGGGGCGGCTGCCCCGGCTCTCGGACCGCCTCGGCGAACTGACCCGTACCAACTCCGAGGGGCTGGTCGGGGCGCAGACCAGCGACCGGCGCTACCGCCGACGGCACGGCACGAAGCCCGACTTCACCAAGGGCGTCGCCATCACCTCGTCGATCCACCCGGACGCCAGCACCCACATCGAGCCCGTCCGCTACGGCAAGGGCTCCAACGCCATGGGTGGCCTCACCATCCTCCAGGTGCCGTACGCCCGGCGGCGGGTCCTGGCCTGGTTCGGCAGCGTCGTCAAGCACCCGGCGCTCGCGGTCCGCTCGCTCTCCAACCGCAAGTGGTCGGAGCGGACCATCATCGGGCTCGTCATGCAGTCGCTCGACAACTCGCTGACCGCCTACCGCAAGCCGAGCGGCCTCGGCAAGGGCCTGCTCACCGCCCGGCAGGGCCACGGCGCCCCGAACCCGACGCAGATCGCGGAAGCCACCCGGGCCGCCTCGCTGCTCGCGGCGGAGATCAACGGATTCGCCGGCTCCAACATCGGCGAGCTGATGGGCACCCCGCTCACCGCCCACTTCCTCGGCGGCTGCCCGATCGGGGCGAGCGCGGGCGAGGGCGTCATCGACCCGTACCACCGGCTGCACGGCCACCCCGGCATCTCGGTCGTCGACGGTTCGGCGGTCTCCGCCAACCTCGGCGTCAACCCGTCGCTGACGATCACCGCACAGGCCGAGCGGGCCATGTCCTTCTGGCCCAACAAGGGGGAGCCGGACCCGCGACCCGCCCAGGGTGCGGCGTACGAGCGGCTGGCGGCGGTGAAGCCGGCCGCCCCGGTGGTCCCCCAGGAGGCGTTCGGCGCGCTGCGGCTGCCGTTCCTGGGCATCCCGGCCGTACCGCCGAAGGTCTGA
- a CDS encoding chorismate mutase, which translates to MTLTTTPATTPTAKTTAMKTATEATGARTEEAAELIGGARERIDALDDRIIGLVQERMAVSAVIQEARITSGGRRVNLSREMEVLGRFRDALGKPGTPLAMTLLELCRGRV; encoded by the coding sequence ATGACCCTCACCACCACCCCGGCCACCACCCCCACCGCGAAGACGACGGCCATGAAGACCGCGACCGAGGCGACCGGCGCGCGCACCGAGGAGGCCGCCGAGCTGATCGGGGGCGCCCGCGAGCGGATCGACGCCCTGGACGACCGGATCATCGGTCTCGTGCAGGAGCGGATGGCGGTGTCCGCGGTCATCCAGGAGGCGCGGATCACCTCAGGGGGCCGCCGGGTGAACCTCTCCCGCGAGATGGAGGTGCTCGGCCGCTTCCGCGACGCGCTCGGGAAGCCCGGCACCCCGCTCGCGATGACGCTGCTGGAACTCTGCCGCGGCCGGGTGTGA
- a CDS encoding DoxX family protein has product MQGYGNNGYGRVPGEARGLREQARQYALLPLRVFLGVTFIYAGLDKLTDSAFLSANGAGSLGEQMRGIRDSAGAPWLVDLALHSPVGFGYALALGELAVGIGTLLGLWGRIAALGGALISLSLWLTVSWQATPYYYGNDLVYLMAWLPLLLAGSGPFSLDTLLPPRRRRSM; this is encoded by the coding sequence ATGCAGGGCTACGGAAACAACGGTTACGGACGCGTCCCCGGCGAGGCCAGGGGGCTGCGGGAGCAGGCGCGCCAGTACGCGCTGCTGCCGCTGCGCGTCTTCCTCGGGGTGACCTTCATCTACGCCGGGCTCGACAAGCTGACGGACAGCGCCTTCCTGTCCGCGAACGGCGCCGGTTCGCTCGGTGAGCAGATGCGCGGGATCCGCGACTCCGCCGGTGCTCCCTGGCTCGTCGATCTGGCGCTGCACAGCCCGGTCGGCTTCGGGTACGCCCTCGCGCTCGGCGAACTCGCCGTGGGCATCGGCACCCTGCTCGGCCTCTGGGGCCGCATCGCCGCCCTCGGCGGCGCGCTGATCTCGCTGAGCCTCTGGCTGACCGTGAGCTGGCAGGCCACCCCGTACTACTACGGCAACGACCTCGTCTACCTCATGGCCTGGCTGCCGCTGCTGCTCGCCGGGTCGGGCCCCTTCTCGCTGGACACGCTCCTGCCGCCGCGCCGGCGCCGGAGCATGTAG
- a CDS encoding PspC domain-containing protein, whose protein sequence is MTPSTAAAPPGEAPPGAQRPQLRRSPRQKVVAGVCGGLGRYFDVDPVIFRVVLGVLAVAGGTGLILYGFAWLLLPVEGEEENEVRRLLSGRVEGASLVALLLALVGCGLFLAMIGNSGVLAFAALLVLAVAGFGVWTRHGRPAAPEGAPGAADGGAAPPAPGTAPTAPPSGLGTVPPEVKAPPTPSGPSWWRDPIVKDGTTGPMGEGYLWGPADALPDRDDRQAGAGRGRDGTFAPRGATGARERRDRPHAFGGLVRFLAVLAGVAAAWPGWHTRPLGESLQIGAVAALAVLGLGLLISSFLGRTGFGTLVFALIVTGVLAAASVLPRDIGTAWARAQWRPTTPAALQPSYDIGAGSARLDLSGLAVPPAATLSTRVEAGAGRVVVVVPRDATVRVRAEVGLGDVTLPGDPAGQDIDIAPDRQATRTLAPPKGADPAGTIELRLEVGLGQVEVTRAAS, encoded by the coding sequence ATGACCCCTTCCACCGCCGCCGCGCCCCCCGGCGAAGCTCCCCCGGGCGCGCAGAGACCGCAGCTGAGGCGGAGTCCCCGGCAGAAGGTGGTGGCGGGGGTGTGCGGCGGGCTCGGCCGGTACTTCGACGTCGATCCGGTCATCTTCCGCGTCGTGCTCGGGGTACTCGCCGTCGCGGGCGGCACCGGTCTGATCCTCTACGGCTTCGCGTGGCTGCTGCTCCCGGTGGAGGGCGAGGAGGAGAACGAGGTCCGCAGGCTGCTCTCCGGCCGGGTCGAGGGCGCCTCGCTGGTGGCGCTCCTCCTCGCGCTGGTCGGCTGCGGGCTCTTCCTCGCGATGATCGGCAACAGCGGGGTGCTGGCGTTCGCCGCGCTGCTGGTACTGGCCGTCGCCGGGTTCGGAGTGTGGACGCGGCACGGCCGGCCGGCCGCGCCGGAGGGGGCGCCGGGCGCGGCCGACGGGGGCGCGGCTCCGCCCGCACCGGGTACGGCCCCGACCGCGCCGCCCTCCGGTCTCGGCACGGTGCCGCCCGAGGTCAAGGCGCCCCCCACGCCGTCCGGCCCGTCCTGGTGGCGCGACCCGATCGTCAAGGACGGCACCACGGGGCCGATGGGCGAGGGGTACCTCTGGGGCCCGGCGGACGCGCTGCCCGACCGGGACGACCGGCAGGCGGGCGCGGGCCGGGGGCGCGACGGGACCTTCGCACCGCGCGGCGCCACCGGGGCGAGGGAGCGGCGGGACCGGCCGCACGCCTTCGGCGGGCTGGTGCGGTTCCTCGCCGTCCTCGCCGGGGTGGCCGCCGCATGGCCGGGATGGCACACCCGCCCGCTGGGCGAGAGCCTGCAGATCGGGGCCGTCGCGGCCCTCGCGGTCCTCGGGCTGGGGCTGCTGATCTCGTCGTTCCTCGGCCGGACCGGTTTCGGGACGCTGGTGTTCGCACTGATCGTCACCGGGGTGCTCGCGGCGGCCTCCGTACTCCCCCGGGACATCGGGACGGCGTGGGCGCGGGCCCAGTGGCGCCCCACCACACCCGCCGCCCTCCAGCCGTCCTACGACATCGGCGCCGGCTCCGCCCGGCTCGACCTGTCCGGACTGGCGGTCCCGCCCGCGGCCACCCTGTCCACCCGGGTGGAGGCGGGGGCGGGTCGCGTGGTGGTCGTCGTACCCCGGGACGCCACGGTCCGGGTCCGGGCCGAGGTGGGGCTCGGGGACGTGACCCTGCCGGGGGACCCGGCCGGGCAGGACATCGACATCGCCCCGGACCGGCAGGCCACCCGCACCCTCGCGCCCCCGAAGGGCGCGGATCCGGCCGGCACGATCGAGCTGCGCCTGGAAGTCGGACTCGGACAGGTGGAGGTCACCCGTGCTGCTTCATGA
- a CDS encoding ATP-binding protein, with product MPTATSRAAGAPVTDPEEPPVRKLYRSAEGRMLGGVARGLAGHLGLPVAWVRIVFLGLFLADGLGALLYAVFWIVVPLGVGGVATAHSLFETAPDGSRRLRKPDAGQVFALVALFVGALIFVANVNMGSGADRYIWPILLIGAGSVLVWRQADNARRAQWMEVGRRRGMLHLARGLAGVALVGLGLAAFMVVRGSAAQLGNVLTAAIAVLTGIALLAGPYLVRMTQDLSEERLMRIRAQERAEVAAHVHDSVLHTLTLIQRNAEDAGEVRRLARAQERELRNWLYDPGGTGKDTDDEPATLAEAVKRAAAEVEDKHGVPLEVVVVGDCPLDEKLTAQLQAAREAMVNAAKYGGEGGAVQVYAEVEGRTVFVSVRDRGPGFDLDAVPEDRMGVRESIIGRMRRNGGTARLRSVPGGGTEVELEMERAGE from the coding sequence ATGCCAACCGCCACGTCCCGAGCCGCCGGTGCACCGGTCACCGACCCGGAGGAGCCACCGGTGCGCAAGCTGTACCGCAGCGCCGAAGGGCGGATGCTGGGCGGTGTCGCGCGCGGCCTCGCCGGTCACCTCGGACTGCCGGTCGCCTGGGTACGGATCGTCTTCCTCGGGCTCTTCCTCGCGGACGGTCTCGGCGCCCTGCTCTACGCGGTGTTCTGGATCGTCGTCCCCCTCGGCGTCGGCGGCGTCGCGACCGCGCACTCCCTCTTCGAGACGGCTCCCGACGGCAGCCGCCGGCTGCGCAAGCCCGACGCGGGACAGGTCTTCGCGCTCGTCGCACTCTTCGTCGGGGCCCTGATCTTCGTCGCCAACGTGAACATGGGCAGCGGCGCCGACCGCTACATCTGGCCGATCCTCCTCATCGGCGCCGGCTCCGTCCTGGTGTGGCGGCAGGCCGACAACGCCCGCCGCGCGCAGTGGATGGAGGTGGGCCGCCGCCGGGGCATGCTGCACCTCGCGCGCGGCCTCGCCGGAGTCGCGCTCGTCGGCCTCGGGCTCGCCGCGTTCATGGTGGTGCGCGGTTCGGCCGCCCAGCTCGGCAACGTCCTCACCGCCGCCATCGCGGTCCTCACCGGCATCGCGCTGCTCGCCGGCCCGTACCTCGTCCGCATGACGCAGGACCTCTCCGAGGAACGCCTGATGCGCATCCGCGCCCAGGAACGCGCCGAGGTCGCGGCCCACGTCCACGACTCCGTGCTGCACACCCTCACCCTGATCCAGCGCAACGCCGAGGACGCCGGCGAGGTCCGCAGACTGGCCCGGGCCCAGGAGCGCGAGCTGCGCAACTGGCTGTACGACCCCGGCGGCACCGGCAAGGACACCGACGACGAACCGGCCACCCTCGCGGAGGCGGTGAAGCGCGCCGCCGCCGAGGTCGAGGACAAGCACGGCGTACCGCTGGAGGTGGTCGTCGTCGGCGACTGCCCGCTGGACGAGAAGCTCACCGCCCAGCTCCAGGCCGCGCGCGAGGCGATGGTGAACGCCGCCAAGTACGGTGGCGAGGGCGGCGCGGTCCAGGTCTACGCGGAGGTCGAGGGCCGGACGGTCTTCGTCTCCGTACGCGACCGGGGCCCCGGATTCGACCTGGACGCGGTTCCCGAGGACCGCATGGGCGTACGAGAATCGATCATCGGCCGGATGCGGCGCAACGGCGGTACGGCCCGGCTCCGGTCGGTGCCCGGCGGCGGCACGGAAGTCGAGCTGGAGATGGAGAGGGCGGGCGAATGA
- a CDS encoding NlpC/P60 family protein, which translates to MPLLASHRKPRTPVRIPSSAVGFTTVALASVTLLSTQSATAAPSAPKPSIEDVQKRVDTLYREAGSATQEYNRAKDATAEQQDRMDTLLEEAAQRADKVNEARRALGNYAAAQYRTGGLASSMTFFLADDPQSYFDQDQLMKRRSSQQQKAVDDFRTQQLAAAEKRTEAMESLRTLTASQADLRSSKQDVQDKLSEARTLLSELTAQEKARLAELERKKEAEARKKAEKLAAEQAAAKEAADEAAADAATAAAAAVSTRTPADTTATGSTPAPAPAPTASGKGAQALAFAESQIGKPYVWGATGPASYDCSGLTQAAWREAGVDLPRTTWDQVNVGTAVATADLRPGDLVFFYDDISHVGIYKGDGMMVHAPKPGAYVREESIFYMPIYGSVRPG; encoded by the coding sequence ATGCCTCTCTTGGCATCGCATCGCAAACCGCGCACCCCGGTGCGCATCCCGTCTTCGGCCGTGGGCTTCACCACGGTGGCACTGGCCTCGGTGACGCTGCTCTCCACGCAGAGCGCGACGGCCGCCCCCTCGGCGCCCAAGCCGAGCATCGAGGACGTGCAGAAGAGGGTCGACACCCTTTACCGCGAGGCGGGTTCGGCCACGCAGGAGTACAACCGGGCGAAGGACGCCACGGCCGAGCAGCAGGACCGGATGGACACCCTGCTGGAGGAGGCGGCCCAGCGGGCGGACAAGGTCAACGAGGCCCGCCGCGCGCTCGGCAACTATGCGGCGGCCCAGTACCGCACCGGCGGTCTGGCGTCCTCGATGACGTTCTTCCTGGCGGACGACCCGCAGTCGTACTTCGACCAGGACCAGCTGATGAAGCGGCGGAGCAGCCAGCAGCAGAAGGCGGTCGACGACTTCCGTACGCAGCAGCTGGCGGCGGCCGAGAAGCGCACCGAGGCGATGGAGAGCCTCCGGACGCTGACCGCGTCCCAGGCCGATCTGCGCAGCAGCAAGCAGGACGTGCAGGACAAGCTCTCCGAGGCGCGCACGCTGCTCTCCGAGCTGACCGCCCAGGAGAAGGCGCGCCTCGCGGAGCTGGAGCGGAAGAAGGAAGCCGAGGCCCGGAAGAAGGCGGAGAAGCTCGCCGCCGAGCAGGCCGCCGCGAAGGAGGCGGCCGACGAGGCGGCCGCCGATGCCGCCACTGCTGCCGCCGCCGCGGTCTCCACCCGGACGCCGGCGGACACCACCGCCACCGGCTCGACGCCGGCCCCGGCCCCGGCCCCGACGGCGTCCGGCAAGGGCGCCCAGGCCCTGGCGTTCGCCGAGTCCCAGATCGGCAAGCCGTACGTCTGGGGGGCCACCGGCCCCGCGTCGTACGACTGCTCCGGGCTGACCCAGGCCGCCTGGCGGGAGGCGGGCGTCGACCTGCCGCGGACCACCTGGGACCAGGTGAACGTCGGCACGGCGGTCGCGACGGCGGACCTCCGGCCCGGGGACCTGGTCTTCTTCTACGACGACATCAGCCACGTCGGCATCTACAAGGGTGACGGGATGATGGTCCACGCGCCGAAGCCGGGTGCGTACGTCCGCGAGGAGTCGATCTTCTACATGCCGATCTACGGCAGCGTCCGCCCGGGCTGA
- a CDS encoding C40 family peptidase, translated as MAAHRKAAHRKPGQRLFSGAAARSAAALALAGAATATAATGSAQAEPRRTAAQVKAEVDQLYRDAEAATERYNGAREKATAAARSVDALRDEAARRTEQLNTSRAALGSLAAAQYRAGGLDPALQLALSSDPDEYLERSSYVELAGDRQAGALSGIQRRINGISQIRARAEGESAVLAAREAELARHKKEITSSLADARRLLQTLTAAERARYEAAQRADEAVPATGASATGSPSATASGASATPSAGAPSAPNGRAAQAVAFAYGALGKPYVWGATGPSAFDCSGLTQAAWRAAGVSLPRTTYTQINAGQRVSRARLAPGDLVFFYSGISHVGLYVGDGKMIHAPRPGAPVRVAPIDEMPFAGATRVA; from the coding sequence GTGGCCGCGCACCGCAAAGCCGCTCACCGCAAACCCGGGCAGCGCCTGTTCAGCGGCGCCGCCGCCCGCTCCGCCGCCGCCCTGGCACTCGCCGGAGCGGCCACCGCGACCGCCGCGACCGGCTCCGCCCAGGCCGAGCCCCGGCGGACGGCGGCGCAGGTGAAGGCCGAGGTGGACCAGCTCTACCGGGACGCCGAGGCCGCCACCGAGCGGTACAACGGGGCCAGGGAGAAGGCCACCGCCGCCGCCCGGTCCGTGGACGCGCTCCGCGACGAGGCGGCCCGCCGCACCGAGCAGCTCAACACCTCACGCGCCGCCCTGGGTTCGCTCGCCGCCGCGCAGTACCGCGCCGGGGGCCTGGATCCCGCGCTCCAGCTGGCGCTCTCCTCCGACCCCGACGAGTACCTGGAGCGCTCCTCGTACGTGGAGCTGGCGGGCGACCGCCAGGCGGGGGCCCTCAGCGGCATCCAGCGCCGGATCAACGGGATCAGCCAAATCCGGGCCCGCGCCGAGGGCGAGTCCGCCGTACTCGCCGCCCGCGAGGCCGAACTGGCGCGGCACAAGAAGGAGATCACCTCCAGCCTCGCCGATGCCCGGCGCCTGCTGCAGACGCTCACCGCCGCCGAACGCGCCCGTTACGAGGCGGCCCAGCGAGCCGACGAGGCGGTCCCGGCCACCGGCGCCTCCGCCACCGGCTCGCCCTCCGCCACGGCGTCCGGCGCGTCCGCCACTCCGTCCGCCGGCGCCCCGTCCGCCCCGAACGGCCGCGCCGCGCAGGCGGTCGCCTTCGCGTACGGGGCGCTCGGCAAGCCGTACGTCTGGGGGGCCACCGGCCCGTCCGCGTTCGACTGCTCCGGCCTCACCCAGGCCGCCTGGAGGGCCGCAGGCGTCTCGCTGCCGCGCACCACCTACACCCAGATCAACGCCGGGCAGCGGGTCTCCCGCGCTCGGCTCGCCCCCGGCGACCTGGTGTTCTTCTACTCCGGGATCAGCCACGTCGGCCTGTACGTCGGCGACGGCAAGATGATCCACGCCCCGCGCCCGGGTGCCCCGGTACGCGTCGCCCCGATCGACGAGATGCCGTTCGCGGGGGCGACCCGGGTGGCGTGA